One window of Dysgonomonas mossii genomic DNA carries:
- a CDS encoding TonB-dependent receptor, with the protein MRTIYTFILFLFTVTSIFANVPIDSRTLAGKVTDGIDGAPLIGVSIYLPELKKGAISDENGNYSIANLPAIKTTIQVNYVGHQTIVETVDLKNTSTLDFVMKESNAEINEVVITALTGNSLIKRTPSPISYISKKELMQQSSSNIIDAIAKQPGIAQITTGNGISKPVVRGLGYNRVVVVNDGIRQEGQQWGDEHGIEIDAQSVNSVEILKGPASLIYGSDALAGVINFLPEPILPEGTIKANLMSEYQTNNGLFNYSVNAAGNNSGFVWNWRYSDKMAHSYKNKYDGYVYNSGFRERAVSGLLGINRSWGYSHLSLDYYHLTPGIVEGERDEATGRFLKPAIINGEETEVVASDSDSKSYGKQMPYQQIYHYKAVLNNSIIVGEGNLKTIIGYQQNKRQEFEEIAEPDTYGLYFQLHTVNYDIRYTLPDIAGYKFVAGINGMYQRSLNKGSEFLIPEYNLFDIGAFALVSKNIGALDISGGLRIDRRYNKAKELFLNEQEEAVTPSSPDAEEKFHAFSRNFTGVSASLGLTYQFSDEWNTKLNVSHGFRAPNMSELASNGAHEGTIRYEKGNSDLKAENSWQADWGLGYSSPLISGELSLFANRINNYIFSHKLLDTNGEDLLTDGYKTYQFVSGDARIMGGEISVDIHPVEQLHFQNSFSYVSSVQLNQPDSTKYLPFTPAPKLISDIRYDLIRHGKKLLNNTYISFGVESNLKQSKVYSAFRTETPTPAYTLFNASIGTDFVHKGKTIASLFFAVNNLTDKAYQNHLSRLKYADENPVTGRQGVYNMGRNFSLKLLIPLSF; encoded by the coding sequence ATGAGAACAATATATACATTCATTCTTTTCCTTTTTACTGTTACTTCTATATTCGCAAATGTCCCTATAGATAGTAGGACATTAGCAGGGAAGGTAACTGACGGTATCGATGGCGCTCCACTTATCGGAGTTAGCATCTACCTTCCCGAACTGAAAAAGGGAGCAATCAGTGATGAAAACGGAAATTATAGTATAGCTAATCTGCCGGCTATAAAAACAACTATACAGGTCAATTATGTCGGACATCAAACAATTGTTGAAACTGTTGACCTTAAAAATACTTCTACTCTTGATTTTGTAATGAAAGAATCGAATGCGGAGATTAACGAAGTGGTCATCACAGCTCTTACTGGGAACTCGCTAATAAAACGCACACCCTCACCGATATCGTATATCTCTAAAAAAGAGCTTATGCAACAATCCTCTTCGAATATTATAGATGCTATAGCGAAACAGCCCGGCATAGCTCAGATAACCACAGGAAATGGGATATCAAAGCCCGTTGTAAGAGGACTAGGGTACAACCGAGTTGTGGTTGTCAATGACGGTATTCGTCAAGAGGGGCAACAGTGGGGAGACGAACATGGTATAGAGATAGATGCACAAAGCGTGAACTCTGTTGAAATACTGAAAGGTCCTGCCAGTTTGATTTACGGTTCTGATGCTTTGGCGGGAGTTATTAATTTCTTACCCGAACCTATCCTGCCCGAGGGAACAATAAAAGCCAATCTGATGAGTGAGTATCAGACTAATAATGGACTGTTCAACTATTCGGTAAATGCAGCGGGCAATAATAGCGGGTTCGTATGGAACTGGCGTTATAGTGATAAAATGGCTCATTCGTATAAAAATAAGTACGATGGCTATGTCTATAATTCAGGATTTAGAGAACGGGCTGTGTCCGGGCTGCTTGGTATTAACCGAAGCTGGGGCTATTCGCATCTTAGCCTGGATTATTATCACTTGACCCCCGGAATAGTAGAAGGTGAGCGAGACGAAGCAACCGGAAGATTCCTGAAACCAGCTATTATAAACGGAGAAGAAACTGAAGTTGTGGCATCTGATAGTGATAGCAAATCATACGGAAAGCAGATGCCTTATCAGCAGATATATCACTACAAAGCAGTACTGAATAATAGTATTATAGTGGGAGAGGGGAATCTGAAAACAATTATTGGTTATCAACAAAACAAGAGGCAGGAGTTTGAAGAAATTGCAGAACCTGATACTTACGGTTTGTATTTTCAACTTCATACAGTAAACTATGACATTCGCTATACGCTGCCTGATATCGCGGGTTATAAATTTGTAGCAGGCATAAACGGTATGTATCAACGATCGTTAAACAAAGGATCGGAGTTTCTGATACCTGAGTATAACCTGTTTGATATAGGAGCTTTTGCATTGGTAAGCAAAAATATCGGAGCTCTTGATATTAGCGGCGGATTACGTATCGATCGCCGCTATAATAAGGCTAAAGAATTGTTCTTGAATGAACAAGAAGAGGCTGTTACCCCATCAAGCCCCGATGCTGAAGAAAAGTTTCATGCCTTTTCCCGAAACTTTACCGGTGTTAGTGCCAGTTTAGGATTGACTTATCAGTTTTCGGACGAATGGAATACAAAGTTGAATGTATCACATGGATTTCGTGCTCCAAATATGAGTGAGCTTGCATCTAATGGTGCTCACGAAGGTACAATTCGCTATGAGAAAGGAAACAGTGACCTAAAGGCCGAAAATAGCTGGCAGGCTGACTGGGGGCTAGGTTACTCCTCTCCGCTTATTTCGGGAGAGCTGTCTCTGTTTGCCAATAGGATAAATAACTATATCTTTTCTCATAAATTATTGGACACTAATGGGGAAGACTTGCTTACCGATGGCTATAAGACATATCAGTTTGTATCAGGTGATGCTCGTATTATGGGTGGTGAAATCAGTGTTGATATACACCCTGTGGAGCAACTGCATTTTCAGAACTCATTTTCGTATGTAAGTTCCGTACAGCTAAACCAGCCTGATTCTACAAAGTATCTTCCGTTTACACCGGCTCCTAAGCTTATATCTGATATTCGTTACGATCTGATACGTCACGGTAAGAAGTTACTTAACAATACCTATATCTCTTTTGGTGTAGAAAGCAACTTGAAGCAGAGTAAAGTTTATTCAGCTTTTAGAACTGAGACACCGACACCAGCTTATACCCTTTTCAACGCTTCGATAGGTACCGACTTTGTCCACAAGGGGAAAACGATAGCTTCACTTTTCTTCGCTGTGAATAATCTGACAGATAAAGCTTATCAGAACCATTTGAGCAGATTGAAGTATGCCGATGAAAATCCTGTGACAGGCAGGCAAGGGGTGTATAACATGGGGCGAAATTTCAGCTTGAAACTTCTGATCCCTTTGTCTTTCTGA
- a CDS encoding alpha-L-fucosidase — protein sequence MNRKIITLLLLSILITSNTFAQTFAHGRSESYTWPKDEKVLDKLDKWQDQKFGMLIHYGLYSQLGIVESWSICGEEEDWIPRDSTITYDAYKRNYWNTINSFKPEKLDPASWAKYGKKAGMNYVVFTTKHHDGFNLFDTKQSDFSVTKGAFKNDPRSNIAKEVFNAFRSEGYMIGAYYSKPDWHSQYYWWDRYPTPNRNNNYDIEKNKWRWNKFKEFTYNQIEELMNGDYGNIDILWLDGGWVRPARSGDAERAGKNYRGAQDIDMPKIAAMARRYQPGILVVDRTVPGENENYQTPERGIPETQLDHPWESCITLGWDWGYVPTDQYKSPAAIIHTLVEIVAKGGNLLLGIGPKPDGTLPDQVVERLEKIGDWTIKNGEAIYNTRITPVYNDGKTWFTQSKDGKTIYAIVCLEEGKPLPTTVVWKGNEPAKGSKIKFLQTGKTVKWKKTAQGIEVSIPAGLPKDQAALAFSFVK from the coding sequence ATGAATAGAAAAATCATTACTCTTTTATTGTTGTCGATATTGATAACGTCAAATACATTTGCCCAAACTTTTGCTCATGGCAGGTCGGAGTCGTATACATGGCCTAAGGATGAAAAAGTATTGGACAAACTCGACAAGTGGCAAGACCAAAAGTTTGGAATGCTTATTCACTACGGATTATATTCTCAGTTGGGAATTGTAGAATCATGGTCTATTTGTGGTGAAGAAGAAGATTGGATCCCTCGAGATTCTACAATTACTTATGATGCCTATAAACGAAATTATTGGAATACGATAAATAGCTTTAAACCTGAAAAACTAGATCCGGCTTCTTGGGCTAAGTATGGAAAAAAGGCAGGGATGAATTATGTTGTTTTCACAACAAAGCACCACGATGGCTTTAACCTGTTCGATACAAAGCAATCTGATTTTTCGGTAACGAAGGGTGCATTTAAGAATGACCCACGTAGTAATATTGCTAAAGAAGTGTTTAATGCATTTCGTAGCGAAGGTTATATGATAGGGGCTTACTATTCAAAACCCGACTGGCATTCTCAATATTATTGGTGGGATAGATACCCGACTCCCAACCGTAATAATAATTACGATATTGAAAAAAATAAGTGGAGATGGAACAAGTTCAAAGAGTTTACCTATAATCAGATAGAGGAACTTATGAACGGCGACTATGGTAATATTGATATATTATGGCTCGATGGTGGCTGGGTACGTCCTGCTCGTAGCGGAGATGCCGAGCGTGCCGGTAAAAATTATAGAGGAGCACAAGATATTGATATGCCTAAAATAGCAGCGATGGCACGTCGTTATCAGCCCGGTATATTGGTGGTAGACCGTACTGTTCCGGGAGAGAATGAAAATTATCAGACACCTGAGAGAGGAATTCCCGAAACGCAACTCGATCATCCTTGGGAGAGCTGTATTACCCTTGGTTGGGATTGGGGATATGTACCGACAGATCAGTATAAATCACCGGCTGCTATAATACATACCCTAGTGGAGATTGTAGCTAAAGGAGGTAATCTATTATTGGGTATCGGTCCAAAACCTGACGGAACATTGCCGGATCAGGTAGTTGAACGATTGGAGAAAATAGGTGATTGGACAATCAAGAATGGAGAAGCGATATATAACACACGCATTACTCCTGTTTATAATGATGGTAAAACATGGTTCACCCAAAGTAAAGATGGCAAAACGATATATGCTATTGTTTGCTTGGAAGAAGGAAAGCCTCTGCCTACTACTGTTGTATGGAAAGGTAATGAACCCGCGAAAGGAAGTAAAATAAAATTCTTGCAGACAGGGAAAACTGTAAAATGGAAGAAAACAGCACAAGGAATTGAAGTCTCAATTCCGGCAGGACTTCCTAAAGATCAGGCTGCTTTAGCCTTTTCTTTTGTAAAATAA
- a CDS encoding ABC-F family ATP-binding cassette domain-containing protein → MSIIVKQLSYIHRDKEPLFHNINFSVPKGQKVSLIGSNGSGKSTLLGIISGSVQPSEGEVIYQDERPYYVPQHFGQYDHYTVAEALQISEKLRALHAILEGNTNTTNFTLLADDWNVEERAYSALSKWGLPHIQLSEMMRNLSGGEKTKVFLAGTYIHSPANVLLDEPSNHLDKAGRAQLYDLIKNSSATVIVVSHDRTLLNLIDLTFELTRNQIEVYGGNYEFYKIQKGEQQEALQSQLEEKQKELRKARNIAKETAERKQKRDARGKKDLGDKGIPRIMLNTIRNRAESSAAKLQETHANKMDNIADEMKQLRQQLPEKRDLKLNFDDANLHIGKILVTAQNINFGYSDQMLWSSPLDFQIRSGERIVIKGENGKGKTTLLKLIFGDLEPKQGHIIRSNFQYLYIDQDYSIIDNELTVFEQLQKFNSYHLSEDELRILLHRYLFTYNTWNKPCKILSGGEKMRLVFCCMQVDNKAPDMFILDEPTNNLDIQSLDIVTDTIKDYKGTLLVISHDAYFVREIGITKEIELKDH, encoded by the coding sequence ATGAGTATTATCGTAAAACAATTATCATATATACATCGTGATAAAGAGCCCTTATTTCATAATATTAATTTTTCTGTTCCTAAAGGACAAAAAGTATCGTTGATTGGCAGTAACGGATCAGGAAAGTCGACACTCTTAGGTATCATTTCAGGAAGTGTTCAACCATCGGAAGGAGAAGTTATCTATCAGGATGAACGCCCCTATTATGTACCTCAACATTTTGGTCAATACGATCATTACACCGTTGCGGAGGCTTTACAAATCAGTGAGAAATTGAGAGCGCTTCATGCAATATTAGAAGGAAATACAAACACTACTAACTTTACACTCCTCGCAGATGATTGGAATGTAGAAGAACGTGCGTATAGCGCCCTGTCAAAATGGGGTTTACCTCATATTCAGCTATCTGAGATGATGAGAAACCTTAGCGGAGGAGAAAAAACAAAAGTATTTTTAGCTGGAACCTATATCCATTCTCCAGCCAATGTTTTACTGGATGAACCGTCGAACCATTTAGATAAAGCTGGTCGGGCACAATTGTATGATCTTATAAAAAATAGTAGTGCTACTGTAATTGTAGTAAGTCACGATCGCACTTTACTCAATTTGATTGACCTTACGTTTGAACTCACTCGCAATCAGATTGAAGTCTATGGTGGAAACTATGAGTTTTACAAAATACAGAAAGGTGAACAGCAAGAAGCATTACAGTCCCAACTTGAAGAAAAGCAAAAAGAACTTCGCAAAGCCCGAAATATAGCCAAAGAAACAGCAGAAAGAAAACAAAAACGCGATGCACGAGGTAAAAAAGACCTGGGAGATAAAGGTATTCCACGTATCATGCTGAATACTATACGCAACAGAGCAGAGTCAAGTGCAGCAAAGTTGCAAGAGACCCATGCCAATAAAATGGATAATATTGCAGATGAAATGAAACAGTTACGCCAACAGCTACCCGAGAAAAGAGACCTCAAATTAAATTTTGACGATGCGAATCTCCATATCGGGAAAATATTGGTAACCGCCCAAAATATCAATTTTGGCTATAGCGATCAGATGTTATGGAGCAGTCCTCTTGATTTCCAAATTAGAAGTGGAGAAAGGATAGTTATAAAAGGAGAAAATGGAAAGGGGAAAACAACCCTGCTTAAACTTATATTTGGAGATTTAGAACCTAAGCAAGGGCATATTATCCGATCGAATTTTCAGTACTTATACATCGATCAGGATTATTCAATTATAGATAATGAACTTACGGTTTTTGAACAATTACAAAAATTCAATTCATATCATTTGAGTGAAGATGAATTACGCATTTTACTGCATAGATATTTGTTTACATATAATACATGGAACAAGCCATGCAAGATTTTGAGTGGTGGTGAAAAAATGAGGTTGGTATTTTGCTGTATGCAAGTTGATAACAAAGCTCCTGATATGTTTATTCTGGATGAACCGACTAATAATCTAGACATTCAAAGTTTGGATATTGTCACCGATACAATAAAAGATTACAAAGGAACTCTTCTGGTGATATCACACGATGCATACTTTGTAAGAGAGATAGGTATAACAAAAGAAATAGAGCTGAAGGATCATTAA
- the tpx gene encoding thiol peroxidase: MAKITFKGSPVNTSGQLPTVGSVAPAFTLVKKDLSDVTLKDLKGKNVILNIFPSIDTGVCAASVRKFNKEAASLPNTVVLAISADLPFAAGRFCTAEGIDNVEPASVFRNAEFAKDYGVLTVDGPLKGLLARSVVVLDADGKVLYNELVEETTNEPNYEAALSVLKK; encoded by the coding sequence ATGGCAAAAATAACATTTAAAGGATCTCCGGTTAATACCAGTGGACAATTACCAACAGTAGGTTCAGTAGCTCCGGCTTTCACTCTTGTGAAAAAAGATTTATCAGACGTCACATTGAAAGATCTTAAAGGTAAAAATGTAATTCTAAATATTTTCCCAAGTATCGACACCGGAGTATGTGCTGCATCAGTTCGCAAATTTAATAAAGAAGCTGCAAGTCTTCCTAACACTGTTGTATTGGCTATCTCCGCCGACCTTCCATTTGCTGCCGGACGTTTCTGTACAGCAGAAGGTATAGATAATGTAGAACCAGCTTCTGTTTTCAGAAATGCTGAATTTGCAAAAGATTATGGAGTATTAACTGTTGACGGCCCATTGAAAGGTCTTTTGGCTCGTTCGGTAGTAGTACTTGATGCTGATGGAAAGGTGCTATACAATGAATTAGTAGAAGAAACTACAAATGAACCGAACTATGAGGCAGCCTTAAGTGTTCTAAAAAAATAA
- a CDS encoding TPM domain-containing protein: MKYTYKILFLLLLVPVLLLAQDDDLPNPITSPSPRLVNDFSNTFTSEQREDLERILLAYNDSTSTQIYVVTVDDLKGYDISDYAARLGQKWGIGQKDKNNGVLILIKPRIGNERGRVFIATGYGVEHILTDGRVGRIIDQYMIPYLQNGDYYNATKGAIGAIIKYLSGEFQADEDNGDKGSLVGQIFIILFILFILYISYRNNKGGPSSGGRNRGGGGYYGGWGSGRSGGGWSSGGGFGGGGGGSFGGGGAGRGF; encoded by the coding sequence TTGAAATATACATATAAGATATTGTTCCTATTATTGCTTGTGCCGGTATTACTACTGGCACAAGACGATGATTTACCAAACCCCATCACCAGTCCTTCACCCAGACTGGTAAACGATTTCAGTAATACATTTACGAGTGAACAGAGAGAAGACTTGGAAAGGATACTCCTCGCCTATAACGATTCTACTTCAACTCAAATTTATGTGGTTACTGTAGATGATCTAAAAGGTTACGACATCTCTGATTATGCAGCCCGATTGGGACAAAAATGGGGAATCGGACAAAAAGACAAAAACAATGGGGTGCTTATACTTATCAAGCCTCGAATAGGTAATGAAAGAGGTAGAGTATTTATCGCCACAGGATATGGGGTAGAGCATATACTAACCGATGGACGTGTAGGGCGCATCATCGACCAATACATGATCCCTTACCTTCAGAATGGAGATTACTATAATGCAACCAAAGGAGCTATCGGAGCCATAATAAAATATCTATCGGGAGAGTTCCAAGCTGATGAAGATAACGGAGATAAAGGTTCTCTTGTCGGACAAATCTTTATCATATTATTCATCCTCTTTATCTTGTATATTTCGTACCGAAACAATAAGGGAGGTCCATCTTCGGGAGGACGCAACCGTGGAGGCGGTGGCTACTATGGTGGCTGGGGAAGCGGACGATCGGGAGGTGGCTGGAGTAGCGGAGGTGGTTTTGGTGGTGGTGGAGGCGGAAGCTTCGGAGGCGGTGGCGCCGGAAGAGGTTTCTGA
- a CDS encoding LemA family protein has product MKKSTVIIIVIAIAVVIFGLIGLVWGSSSYNSLVAKSESASSQWAQVQNAYQRRADLIPNLVATVKGYATHEQQTLTEVVEARAKATQMQVNADQLTEENIKKYQEAQGQLGSALGRLMMITENYPDLKANTNFIQLQDELTGTENRISTERNKFNERVKEYNTTIRMFPKNIFAGLFGFQKKAYFEADQTAQTPPKVDFSK; this is encoded by the coding sequence ATGAAAAAAAGTACAGTTATTATTATTGTTATTGCAATAGCTGTTGTGATATTTGGCTTGATTGGACTTGTATGGGGTAGCTCCTCCTATAACAGTTTAGTAGCAAAATCTGAAAGTGCCTCTTCTCAATGGGCTCAGGTACAAAACGCATATCAACGTCGTGCCGATCTTATACCAAACCTTGTGGCAACAGTGAAAGGGTATGCTACACACGAACAACAGACACTGACAGAGGTAGTGGAAGCTCGTGCTAAGGCCACACAGATGCAAGTAAATGCAGATCAGTTGACAGAAGAAAATATAAAAAAATATCAGGAAGCTCAAGGACAACTAGGTTCTGCTTTGGGACGATTAATGATGATTACTGAAAATTATCCAGATCTGAAAGCGAATACAAATTTCATACAGCTTCAAGATGAACTCACAGGCACAGAAAACCGTATCTCTACAGAAAGAAATAAATTTAATGAAAGAGTAAAGGAGTATAATACAACTATCCGTATGTTTCCTAAAAATATATTTGCAGGACTTTTCGGCTTCCAAAAGAAAGCTTATTTCGAAGCAGATCAAACTGCACAAACTCCTCCAAAAGTAGATTTCTCTAAATAA
- a CDS encoding nitroreductase family protein produces the protein MSLIESLEWRYATKKFDSSKKVDQKLVNDIIDAAWLAPTSSGLQPFEVIEITNQELKEKIVPIAFNQQQIADASHLLVFAAWDNYTAERIDTIYKHTTDGRKQDPNQYKDYTDRLKNAYLQRPAELNFEHAARQSYIAFAFAMAMAAELKVDSTPMEGFDNDALDKLLNLNERGLKSVTILPLGYRDENNDWLVNLKKVRHPKKDFLIEIK, from the coding sequence ATGAGCTTAATAGAATCTTTGGAATGGAGATATGCAACAAAAAAATTTGACTCTTCAAAAAAAGTAGATCAAAAATTAGTCAACGATATTATTGATGCAGCTTGGCTTGCACCTACTTCATCGGGATTACAACCTTTTGAGGTAATAGAAATTACAAATCAGGAATTAAAAGAAAAAATCGTTCCGATTGCATTCAACCAACAACAAATAGCCGATGCATCGCACCTATTGGTGTTTGCCGCATGGGACAATTATACAGCAGAACGCATAGACACAATATACAAACACACTACAGACGGCCGGAAGCAGGACCCCAACCAGTATAAAGATTACACAGATAGACTAAAAAATGCGTATTTACAGCGTCCGGCCGAGTTGAACTTCGAGCATGCAGCGCGTCAGTCATATATTGCATTTGCATTCGCAATGGCAATGGCTGCAGAGCTTAAAGTAGACAGTACTCCAATGGAGGGTTTTGATAATGATGCACTAGATAAATTATTAAATTTGAACGAACGTGGCCTCAAAAGTGTTACAATACTACCATTAGGTTATCGTGACGAAAATAATGACTGGCTCGTAAATCTAAAAAAAGTGCGTCACCCTAAAAAAGATTTTCTTATCGAAATAAAATAA
- a CDS encoding DUF4230 domain-containing protein produces MAINIRPQTLKSQIFILATGIILGIMVMYLINTKKNATVQISHNMVLQEIESLGNLEVTKYSIQDMMKYKKIRRWLPNAKTGLIIYGEVICCVDLTKLKPEDITVSEKTIHLQLPSPEICHVKVDHSKSRVYDMEFGLWESTDIVDEAYTFAEQQLNEKAKQLDMLSQSRDNAVNLLKPILKAMGFEEVVITFRSKSGKG; encoded by the coding sequence ATGGCAATCAATATAAGACCTCAGACATTAAAATCACAGATCTTTATACTCGCTACAGGAATCATTCTGGGTATAATGGTGATGTACCTCATTAATACAAAAAAGAATGCTACGGTACAGATATCCCACAATATGGTACTTCAAGAAATAGAAAGTCTAGGCAATCTTGAAGTAACAAAGTATAGTATTCAGGATATGATGAAGTATAAAAAAATCCGAAGATGGCTGCCTAACGCAAAAACTGGACTAATTATATATGGAGAAGTTATATGCTGTGTAGACCTGACCAAACTAAAACCCGAAGACATAACTGTTTCCGAAAAAACAATACATCTACAACTCCCCTCTCCCGAAATATGCCATGTAAAAGTTGATCATTCCAAATCGAGAGTATACGACATGGAATTCGGTCTATGGGAATCAACGGATATAGTTGATGAAGCATACACCTTTGCAGAACAACAGCTCAACGAAAAGGCCAAACAACTGGATATGCTCAGCCAAAGCAGAGACAATGCAGTAAACCTATTGAAACCTATCCTAAAAGCGATGGGATTCGAAGAGGTAGTTATTACATTCAGATCTAAATCGGGCAAAGGATAA
- a CDS encoding MarR family winged helix-turn-helix transcriptional regulator, with the protein MNDSLKLNNQLCFPIYALSRQVTAIYRPYLDKIGLTYPQYLVIMVLWEYKTVTVKQLGELLWLDSGTLTPLLKRMEANGFLIRKRSSEDERVVDILITEKGEALEKEAESIPPAMKKALEIGDEELVTLREHLKKILNITSKCNAKLL; encoded by the coding sequence ATGAATGATAGTTTAAAATTAAATAATCAATTATGCTTTCCGATATATGCTTTATCGAGACAAGTTACTGCAATATATCGTCCTTATCTCGATAAGATAGGACTCACCTATCCACAGTACCTCGTCATCATGGTTTTATGGGAATATAAAACGGTAACAGTAAAGCAACTAGGCGAATTACTTTGGCTCGACAGCGGAACTCTTACCCCACTCTTGAAAAGGATGGAAGCAAATGGATTCCTTATCCGCAAGCGTTCTTCCGAAGATGAAAGAGTAGTTGATATTCTTATCACAGAAAAAGGTGAAGCTTTGGAGAAAGAAGCAGAATCTATCCCTCCGGCAATGAAGAAAGCATTGGAGATTGGAGATGAGGAATTGGTAACACTTCGGGAGCATCTAAAAAAAATACTGAATATAACGAGTAAATGCAATGCCAAATTGCTATAA
- a CDS encoding acid phosphatase — protein sequence MKTRITLAILVCSLISLNIFAQDKKIRDKRTNPDLYYLEESEVANSLELLPPPPEANSILFLYDKAQHDWGKLQRNTPRGEQAVSDAQIGGNGVPLAFSEAFGIEITQEQTPEIYKLIINMREDAGDLATRHAKVHYMRVRPFSFYNEQTCLPEHQHALSTNGSYPSGHTAIGWATALVLAEINVDRQNEILKRGYEMGQSRVICGYHFQSDVDAARLVSSAVVARLHANDAFMAQLKKAKDEFATLQKAGKVKPSDKK from the coding sequence ATGAAAACAAGAATTACATTAGCCATTTTAGTTTGTTCTTTAATTTCGCTGAATATATTTGCGCAAGACAAAAAGATAAGAGATAAGAGAACAAACCCTGATTTATATTACTTGGAAGAATCGGAAGTCGCAAATAGTCTGGAACTCTTACCTCCTCCACCCGAAGCCAATAGCATTCTTTTCTTATACGATAAAGCTCAACATGACTGGGGAAAACTGCAAAGAAATACCCCTAGAGGAGAACAGGCTGTGAGTGACGCACAGATAGGAGGCAATGGTGTACCATTGGCTTTTTCTGAGGCTTTTGGAATTGAAATCACCCAAGAACAGACCCCTGAAATATACAAACTAATTATCAATATGCGTGAGGATGCCGGAGACTTGGCTACCCGTCATGCTAAGGTGCATTATATGAGGGTTCGTCCTTTCAGTTTTTACAATGAACAAACTTGCCTACCCGAACATCAACACGCACTGTCAACCAATGGTTCATATCCATCAGGTCATACAGCAATCGGTTGGGCAACGGCACTTGTTTTGGCTGAGATAAATGTTGATAGACAAAATGAAATTTTGAAACGTGGATATGAAATGGGACAAAGCAGAGTTATCTGTGGATACCATTTCCAGAGTGATGTTGATGCTGCCAGATTAGTATCGAGTGCAGTTGTAGCACGCTTACATGCGAATGATGCATTTATGGCACAACTTAAAAAAGCGAAAGATGAATTTGCAACTCTTCAAAAAGCAGGTAAGGTAAAGCCTAGTGATAAGAAGTAA
- a CDS encoding histidine phosphatase family protein, giving the protein MSKLKILFAAILLCITPYVFAQDASKDNTVTFYVTRHGKTILNTLVQAQGWADTPLTPPGVAVAEYLGIGMKDVPLKAAYSSDLGRARQTARIVLEKKGQKDLLLQEDEGLREACFGSYEGKPDEKMWGDAALRIGLRNMKEFFEAMKTDNQVYINAMQALKDLDELGMAENYYDVKKRGQAAFKAIAEKEAKLGGGNVLVVVHGMFIGILLSDLDSSGKFIQPTHLGNASVSKVIYKDGKFTVESVGDMSYVEKGKAASN; this is encoded by the coding sequence ATGAGCAAATTGAAAATTCTCTTTGCCGCTATCTTGCTATGCATAACACCATACGTGTTTGCTCAAGATGCAAGTAAAGATAACACTGTTACTTTTTATGTAACAAGACATGGTAAAACTATACTGAACACCTTAGTGCAGGCTCAAGGGTGGGCAGACACCCCTCTGACTCCACCCGGAGTAGCTGTGGCCGAGTATTTGGGTATCGGAATGAAAGACGTTCCTCTGAAAGCGGCTTACTCCAGCGACTTGGGTAGAGCCCGTCAAACAGCCCGTATCGTTTTAGAGAAAAAGGGGCAGAAAGACCTTCTTTTACAAGAAGATGAAGGATTGCGCGAAGCTTGTTTTGGTAGTTACGAGGGCAAACCAGATGAGAAAATGTGGGGAGACGCTGCCCTTAGAATCGGACTACGCAACATGAAAGAGTTTTTTGAAGCAATGAAGACCGACAACCAAGTATACATCAATGCCATGCAGGCACTAAAAGATTTGGATGAATTGGGCATGGCTGAGAACTATTACGACGTAAAAAAGAGAGGGCAGGCTGCATTTAAAGCAATTGCAGAAAAAGAAGCAAAATTAGGCGGAGGGAATGTATTAGTTGTCGTTCATGGAATGTTTATCGGGATACTTCTATCAGACTTAGATAGCTCGGGTAAATTTATCCAACCTACCCACCTTGGAAACGCATCTGTAAGCAAGGTAATCTACAAAGATGGTAAATTCACTGTAGAGTCGGTAGGTGATATGAGTTATGTAGAAAAGGGCAAAGCTGCCTCCAATTAG